The DNA sequence CACAAAATCAAACAAAATCTTTGTATTGACTTAGTCATGAAGAATGAACAATACCATCCAAGTACAGGGCCGGAAATTAACCGACTCATGGAGATCACGTTGGGCCAATTCACGAAACCGCCGGTCCACTGGCTCGAGTCAACCGCATTCGTCACGGTCCAGTCGGAAGGCACCGAAGCGAAGTCCAATTTGAGCGGAAAATTGGGTCTCCGCCGAAGAAGGTGGAAATTCAAGGCTTCGATTTTGCGTCGAACGACGGCGTTTCCGCGGAGGTAGAGAGGAGTTGCGGACTGAGAAAGCTTCCATGGCTGCGAGGATGAGATGAAAAGAGGTCCCTGAAATGGAATAATCCAATTGGAAAACGGAGAGAGGAATCTAGCAGAAGACTGAGAAGGGAAGCGAAATAGAGGGTGGATTAAGGGATTGGCTAGAGGGGTGTACGGTGGAGCTGAGATGGAGAAGGTTGTGGCTGTGACGAAGCTTCTGGAATTTTTAGGGTTCGCAATTAGAGCCTTGAGTGACCTGTAGATCGCCATTACTGAAGCTTACTGTAGCAGTAATCACAAGTaacagaggaagaagaagaccaTTATTAGGTTTTTTCTGAGGTTTAGTCTTAGGGTCTTGATGACACGTAAGCCAGTCTACGTGTCATGCTGTAGTGGCATCACGTGGATTCATGCTGCGGAACACCTAACCTGACCCAGCCTTTTATCCAAAATCTTTTGTTACCTAAATAAAAGAATTGCTATTGGAGACTATAG is a window from the Cannabis sativa cultivar Pink pepper isolate KNU-18-1 chromosome 1, ASM2916894v1, whole genome shotgun sequence genome containing:
- the LOC115707788 gene encoding cardiolipin synthase (CMP-forming), mitochondrial isoform X2 — protein: MAIYRSLKALIANPKNSRSFVTATTFSISAPPYTPLANPLIHPLFRFPSQSSARFLSPFSNWIIPFQGPLFISSSQPWKLSQSATPLYLRGNAVVRRKIEALNFHLLRRRPNFPLKLDFASVPSDWTVTNAVDSSQWTGGFVNWPNVISMSRLISGPVLGWMIMNEWYSSAMVGLAISGATDWLDGYMARKMGINSVVGSYLDPLADKVLIGSVALAMVHQDLLHPGLVGLVVFRDVGLVGGAVYQRASSLGWEWKSWFDFFNLDGTQPQKVEPLFISKNYEKVTIVGMRCKSSCI